From a single Drosophila sulfurigaster albostrigata strain 15112-1811.04 chromosome 3, ASM2355843v2, whole genome shotgun sequence genomic region:
- the LOC133844158 gene encoding LIM/homeobox protein Awh isoform X1, with the protein MKTELRSCAACGEPISDRFFLEVGGCSWHAHCLRCCMCMCPLDRQQSCFIRERQVYCKADYSKNFGAKCSKCCRGISASDWVRRARDLVFHLACFACDQCGRQLSTGEQFALMDDRVLCKAHYLETVEGGTTSSDDGCDGDGYHKSKTKRVRTTFTEEQLQVLQANFQIDSNPDGQDLERIASVTGLSKRVTQVWFQNSRARQKKHIHAGKNKIREPEGSSFARHINLQLTYSFQNNAQNPMHMNGTKGALYPAHESMDELSQDSSVHCMPSEV; encoded by the exons aCTGAGCTGCGTTCCTGCGCAGCGTGCGGTGAGCCAATCTCGGATCGATTTTTCCTCGAGGTTGGCGGCTGCTCGTGGCACGCCCATTGCCTCAGATGTTGCATGTGCATGTGCCCGCTGGATCGTCAACAGTCGTGCTTCATCCGGGAACGTCAGGTCTACTGCAAGGCCGATTACAGCAA AAATTTCGGCGCCAAGTGCTCGAAATGCTGTCGCGGCATCTCCGCCTCGGATTGGGTGCGACGTGCCCGAGATTTGGTATTCCATTTGGCCTGCTTTGCCTGCGATCAATGCGGTCGCCAGTTGTCCACTGGCGAGCAATTTGCGCTCATGGATGACCGTGTGCTCTGCAAGGCTCATTATCTTGAAACGGTCGAGGGTGGCACCACATCAAGTGACG ATGGCTGTGATGGTGATGGTTATCACAAGAGTAAAACGAAACGCGTACGCACCACATTCACCGAGGAGCAATTGCAAGTGCTGCAGGCCAACTTTCAGATTGACAGTAATCCGGATGGCCAGGATTTGGAGCGCATTGCCTCAGTAACTGGTCTGAGCAAGCGTGTGACGCAAGTTTGGTTTCAGAATTCGCGTGCGCgtcaaaaaaaacacatacatgCTGGTAAGAATAAAA TACGCGAACCGGAAGGAAGCTCATTTGCGCGTCATATTAACCTGCAGTTAACGTACTCATTTCAGAATAACGCACAGAATCCTATGCATATGAATGGCACCAAGGGAGCCCTCTATCCAGCGCATG AATCCATGGATGAGCTGTCGCAGGACTCGAGCGTCCATTGCATGCCCAGTGAGGTGTGA
- the LOC133844158 gene encoding LIM/homeobox protein Awh isoform X2 — MKTELRSCAACGEPISDRFFLEVGGCSWHAHCLRCCMCMCPLDRQQSCFIRERQVYCKADYSKNFGAKCSKCCRGISASDWVRRARDLVFHLACFACDQCGRQLSTGEQFALMDDRVLCKAHYLETVEGGTTSSDDGCDGDGYHKSKTKRVRTTFTEEQLQVLQANFQIDSNPDGQDLERIASVTGLSKRVTQVWFQNSRARQKKHIHAVREPEGSSFARHINLQLTYSFQNNAQNPMHMNGTKGALYPAHESMDELSQDSSVHCMPSEV; from the exons aCTGAGCTGCGTTCCTGCGCAGCGTGCGGTGAGCCAATCTCGGATCGATTTTTCCTCGAGGTTGGCGGCTGCTCGTGGCACGCCCATTGCCTCAGATGTTGCATGTGCATGTGCCCGCTGGATCGTCAACAGTCGTGCTTCATCCGGGAACGTCAGGTCTACTGCAAGGCCGATTACAGCAA AAATTTCGGCGCCAAGTGCTCGAAATGCTGTCGCGGCATCTCCGCCTCGGATTGGGTGCGACGTGCCCGAGATTTGGTATTCCATTTGGCCTGCTTTGCCTGCGATCAATGCGGTCGCCAGTTGTCCACTGGCGAGCAATTTGCGCTCATGGATGACCGTGTGCTCTGCAAGGCTCATTATCTTGAAACGGTCGAGGGTGGCACCACATCAAGTGACG ATGGCTGTGATGGTGATGGTTATCACAAGAGTAAAACGAAACGCGTACGCACCACATTCACCGAGGAGCAATTGCAAGTGCTGCAGGCCAACTTTCAGATTGACAGTAATCCGGATGGCCAGGATTTGGAGCGCATTGCCTCAGTAACTGGTCTGAGCAAGCGTGTGACGCAAGTTTGGTTTCAGAATTCGCGTGCGCgtcaaaaaaaacacatacatgCTG TACGCGAACCGGAAGGAAGCTCATTTGCGCGTCATATTAACCTGCAGTTAACGTACTCATTTCAGAATAACGCACAGAATCCTATGCATATGAATGGCACCAAGGGAGCCCTCTATCCAGCGCATG AATCCATGGATGAGCTGTCGCAGGACTCGAGCGTCCATTGCATGCCCAGTGAGGTGTGA